Part of the Vibrio celticus genome, AAATGTCCAACTTTATGGGGTCACTTCAACTTACTGGCTTTTGTTGTCTTTAAATCAAAATAATTTCAGTTGTTTGCGTCTAGAATATGCGAAAATTGATGGCTGAATTTTCGGTGTAGCACCGTTGTTGAATTGTCTATTCAAGCTCTAAGAAATCCGATATTATACTGGTCATAAAACTAAAGGTGGTATTATATGACAAATGTATTTAAACAAGCAGCTGAAGAACTGTTGAGTCGTCGCGTTGCTGGCACCAAAGCACCAAGATTGGACGAACAGTACCGTCCGAATAACTTGGAAGATGCGCTAAAGATCCAATCTTCAATGATCGATTTGAAAAGCGATAAAGTCGGCGGTTGGAAGTGCTTACTTCCTCTGGCTGAAGACAAGTTTGTTGTTGCGCCAATCTTCTCGGGCAGCGTTCAACAAGGCGAAGTTTGTGAACTGTTTGCAGACAACGATGTAGTGCGTGTTGAGCCTGAAATTGCATTTACTCTTGCTAAGAGTCTGCCTGCAAACCAAGAAGGCTACAGCGAAGAGCAAATCAACGAAGCGATTGGTTCTTGTCACATGGCACTTGAGTTAATGCAATCTCGTTTTGCGGATGACAGCGGCGCTGAGTTCTATGAAAAACTGGCCGATGGCCTAGTAAACCAAGGCTTATTCATTGGCCCTGAGATTGATCGCGAAAAAGCGTTCACTTCTGCAGAGATCAGTATTGAAGTGACTCAAGGCGAGCAAGTTCAAGCATTCGACGGTAAGCACCCGAATACACTGCCACCAAGCCCAATTTACTGGCTGATTAACTACATGACGCGTCGTGGTGTTGATTTCCAAGCGGGTGAAGCAATTATCACGGGCTCTTACTGCGGTATCGTGGAAATGGAATTCGATAAACCAACGACCTTCCATTATGAAGGTATTGGCGAATACCAAGTAACCTTCAAGCAGAAACGCTAACTTCTAGCGACGCACTATCTGTT contains:
- a CDS encoding hydratase; amino-acid sequence: MTNVFKQAAEELLSRRVAGTKAPRLDEQYRPNNLEDALKIQSSMIDLKSDKVGGWKCLLPLAEDKFVVAPIFSGSVQQGEVCELFADNDVVRVEPEIAFTLAKSLPANQEGYSEEQINEAIGSCHMALELMQSRFADDSGAEFYEKLADGLVNQGLFIGPEIDREKAFTSAEISIEVTQGEQVQAFDGKHPNTLPPSPIYWLINYMTRRGVDFQAGEAIITGSYCGIVEMEFDKPTTFHYEGIGEYQVTFKQKR